One genomic segment of Thalassospiraceae bacterium LMO-SO8 includes these proteins:
- a CDS encoding DUF481 domain-containing protein, with the protein MPKFSNPPVGAGLFLLILATFLSGASTLRAATGNEGTAAFSRMAEAAHRDDIAGLKLTLVSAIASEPRQLESLVTHAVTSAPRHRDDLVAAAAAAFPAFSDRISAAANGTSVTTGGTAAAPPIPPRGVPGQWSGEIELGGGRATGNTETEEVNAAAKVGYTRGRWEAEATASYDFAKDAGTINTQHLRLGGTAKYLFTDRAFVFGLIDYDDDRFSGFTYELTQAGGLGYKVIQSDDLDLEVTAGPALRLSEVKATEKQLVEPGARGGLELRWQMSDNATFSNKASITWGEERTITENTAALTMTIIGSLSGRLSYHLEHNSGAPAGTEATDTLTKASLVYGF; encoded by the coding sequence GTTTTTATTGATTCTCGCCACCTTCCTTTCGGGTGCGTCCACCCTTCGCGCGGCAACGGGAAATGAAGGAACCGCTGCCTTTTCCCGCATGGCCGAGGCCGCCCACCGCGATGATATCGCCGGCCTGAAACTGACGCTGGTGTCCGCCATTGCGTCCGAACCCCGCCAGTTGGAAAGCCTGGTGACCCATGCGGTCACCTCGGCCCCTCGGCACCGGGACGACCTGGTCGCCGCCGCCGCCGCCGCCTTCCCTGCCTTTAGCGACCGCATCAGCGCCGCCGCGAACGGCACCTCCGTGACAACCGGCGGCACAGCCGCCGCCCCGCCCATACCCCCCCGCGGCGTACCGGGCCAATGGTCGGGCGAAATCGAACTGGGTGGCGGGCGCGCCACAGGCAACACGGAAACGGAAGAGGTCAACGCGGCGGCCAAGGTCGGCTACACCCGTGGACGATGGGAAGCCGAAGCAACGGCAAGTTACGATTTCGCCAAGGACGCCGGCACCATCAACACCCAGCATTTGCGCCTGGGCGGCACTGCGAAATATCTCTTCACGGACCGCGCTTTCGTTTTCGGGTTGATCGATTACGACGACGATCGGTTCAGCGGCTTCACCTACGAACTGACCCAGGCCGGCGGGCTAGGCTACAAGGTCATCCAGTCGGACGACCTCGACCTTGAGGTGACCGCCGGCCCCGCCCTCCGTCTCAGCGAAGTGAAGGCGACGGAAAAACAACTCGTCGAACCCGGCGCGCGGGGCGGGCTCGAACTGCGCTGGCAGATGTCGGATAACGCCACCTTCTCCAACAAAGCGTCGATAACATGGGGGGAGGAGCGGACGATCACCGAAAACACCGCCGCCCTGACCATGACGATCATCGGCAGCCTGTCCGGGCGCCTGTCCTATCACCTGGAGCATAACTCGGGCGCGCCGGCGGGAACCGAGGCCACGGACACCCTGACCAAGGCCTCGCTCGTCTATGGTTTCTAA